One genomic segment of Scophthalmus maximus strain ysfricsl-2021 chromosome 3, ASM2237912v1, whole genome shotgun sequence includes these proteins:
- the LOC118317425 gene encoding uncharacterized protein LOC118317425 isoform X1: MGCCSVTQRHTGVDEVGPDEIELLELSGDNLGVWSLGETRLQLSVRSSKDEQQSQLPPPPPPPPPRYPSVRHLEQEVVLWGRSRDELHHRIYSQQPIRGWEGQPAHMYGEVIHSSLVSLCSSYTQETREHFLVLFSFHLLILSLDHPRQDFIYEGILPLSGLAAQAVSLEPHTSHSPHMFEISGPMVDSKVFMCDSAAALQTWLQQIEDRRYKSMTKPMSPSHCALSYLLPCDMRWKRDELLKYLLQAPIWQWEGSPIQHMGQPAYISIIHIINSQRQGRQERLMVLFPQDVLLLSVDNKRQNIRYEGRLPRHSVRAVERSALPGRLEFELIGELLEPRHVSCTCLEDYQNWIFQLQQPDRSSHITVTQAAPPIMPKLQRSRKESQEPMITADQCYINGRG, translated from the exons ATGGGATGCTGCAGTGTGACCCAGAGGCATACCGGAGTGGACGAGGTGGGCCCCGACGAGATCGAGCTTCTGGAACTCTCTGGAGACAATTTGGG GGTGTGGAGTCTGGGAGAAACCAGGCTTCAGTTGTCGGTGAGGAGCAGCAAAGATGAGCAGCAGTCccagctgccgccgccgccgccgccgccgccgccccggtACCCTTCAGTACGCCACCTGGAACAAGAG gtggtGCTGTGGGGCAGGAGCAGAGATGAGCTGCACCACAGGATTTACTCCCAGCAGCCAATCCGGGGCTGGGAGGGCCAACCAGCCCACATGTACGGAGAGGTGATCCACTCCTCCCTggtgtctctctgcagcagctaCACCCAG GAAACCAGGGAACACTTCCTGGTGTTGTTCTCATTTCACCTGCTGATCCTCTCTCTGGACCACCCACGACAAGACTTCATCTACGAG GGCATCCTTCCCCTTTCCGGACTCGCCGCGCAGGCCGTCTCCCTGGAGCCCCACACGTCACACTCGCCGCACATGTTTGAGATTAGCG GACCGATGGTGGATTCCAAAGTGTTCATGTGTGACAGTGCGGCAGCGTTACAGACCTGGCTGCAGCAGATAGAAGACAGGAGATACAAGTCAATGACCAAACCCATGAGTCCATCTCACTGCGCGCTCTCCTATCTA TTACCATGTGATATGCGCTGGAAAAGAGATGAACTACTGAAATACTTACTACAAGCGCCAATATGGCAGTGGGAGGGCTCGCCCATACAGCACATGGGTCAGCCAGCCTACATATCCATCATCCATATAATCAACTCACAGAGACAG GGACGCCAAGAAAGACTGATGGTTCTCTTCCCTCAAGAcgtcctgctgctgtcagtcGACAACAAGCGGCAGAATATAAGATATGAG GGCAGGTTGCCCCGACACAGCGTCAGAGCAGTGGAGCGGTCAGCTCTGCCCGGGCGGCTGGAGTTTGAGCTGATAG gcgAGCTGCTGGAGCCCCGGCACGTCTCTTGTACCTGCCTGGAGGATTATCAGAACTGGATCTTTCAACTACAGCAG CCAGACAGAAGCAGTCACATCACCGTGACTCAAGCTGCACCTCCCATCATGCCAAAGCTGCAACGGAGCAGGAAGGAGTCCCAGGAGCCGATGATAACGGCTGACCAGTGTTACATCAATGGACGCGGCTGA
- the LOC118317425 gene encoding uncharacterized protein LOC118317425 isoform X2, whose protein sequence is MESRSRMGLVWSLGETRLQLSVRSSKDEQQSQLPPPPPPPPPRYPSVRHLEQEVVLWGRSRDELHHRIYSQQPIRGWEGQPAHMYGEVIHSSLVSLCSSYTQETREHFLVLFSFHLLILSLDHPRQDFIYEGILPLSGLAAQAVSLEPHTSHSPHMFEISGPMVDSKVFMCDSAAALQTWLQQIEDRRYKSMTKPMSPSHCALSYLLPCDMRWKRDELLKYLLQAPIWQWEGSPIQHMGQPAYISIIHIINSQRQGRQERLMVLFPQDVLLLSVDNKRQNIRYEGRLPRHSVRAVERSALPGRLEFELIGELLEPRHVSCTCLEDYQNWIFQLQQPDRSSHITVTQAAPPIMPKLQRSRKESQEPMITADQCYINGRG, encoded by the exons ATGGAGTCAAGATCCAGAATGGGACt GGTGTGGAGTCTGGGAGAAACCAGGCTTCAGTTGTCGGTGAGGAGCAGCAAAGATGAGCAGCAGTCccagctgccgccgccgccgccgccgccgccgccccggtACCCTTCAGTACGCCACCTGGAACAAGAG gtggtGCTGTGGGGCAGGAGCAGAGATGAGCTGCACCACAGGATTTACTCCCAGCAGCCAATCCGGGGCTGGGAGGGCCAACCAGCCCACATGTACGGAGAGGTGATCCACTCCTCCCTggtgtctctctgcagcagctaCACCCAG GAAACCAGGGAACACTTCCTGGTGTTGTTCTCATTTCACCTGCTGATCCTCTCTCTGGACCACCCACGACAAGACTTCATCTACGAG GGCATCCTTCCCCTTTCCGGACTCGCCGCGCAGGCCGTCTCCCTGGAGCCCCACACGTCACACTCGCCGCACATGTTTGAGATTAGCG GACCGATGGTGGATTCCAAAGTGTTCATGTGTGACAGTGCGGCAGCGTTACAGACCTGGCTGCAGCAGATAGAAGACAGGAGATACAAGTCAATGACCAAACCCATGAGTCCATCTCACTGCGCGCTCTCCTATCTA TTACCATGTGATATGCGCTGGAAAAGAGATGAACTACTGAAATACTTACTACAAGCGCCAATATGGCAGTGGGAGGGCTCGCCCATACAGCACATGGGTCAGCCAGCCTACATATCCATCATCCATATAATCAACTCACAGAGACAG GGACGCCAAGAAAGACTGATGGTTCTCTTCCCTCAAGAcgtcctgctgctgtcagtcGACAACAAGCGGCAGAATATAAGATATGAG GGCAGGTTGCCCCGACACAGCGTCAGAGCAGTGGAGCGGTCAGCTCTGCCCGGGCGGCTGGAGTTTGAGCTGATAG gcgAGCTGCTGGAGCCCCGGCACGTCTCTTGTACCTGCCTGGAGGATTATCAGAACTGGATCTTTCAACTACAGCAG CCAGACAGAAGCAGTCACATCACCGTGACTCAAGCTGCACCTCCCATCATGCCAAAGCTGCAACGGAGCAGGAAGGAGTCCCAGGAGCCGATGATAACGGCTGACCAGTGTTACATCAATGGACGCGGCTGA
- the ttll10 gene encoding protein polyglycylase TTLL10 has translation MSSESWAGSRSEGQGEDPQPEEKQDEEAEKEEAGAPSQDKRRTECPRREAALSLDHRGMQEVTSQGGVEKVQRAETPTLTARVRFSNTTVNQESPARQSDKYSVQHPDDPRGPGPFYFFRGSNGAEIVSSYCESRGWKRIYNKNREDFKLKWCETKSSVNYCNFREGEQLLYQIPNNKVLTTKIGLLSSLREYERVCSKVNHGRGLRRLKMEEFIPTTFRMDVREEREAFFGQQEGVRSNSESCMWICKPTGLNQGRGIFLLKSQDDIDAFRLKLQHMEESQANKMHHCQPQARIVQHYIQNPLLLKGKKFDVRSYLLIACTAPYMVFFRHGYVRLTCDLYDPSSSKLSDHLTNQHMQKKNPLYSQLKEDTVWSMESFNAYVNHRFQVAKGLPRDWVLGAFAKHMQRIMTQCFFAVKSKLDRRLGLFDLIGCDFMVDEDFKVWLLEMNCNPALHTNCEVLKEVIPSTVAETLDVTLEIFNKCRLRQGLLPLTSQGEFVLLYSGADSAPACNRSDTNTEFPHKTTKKTQKTEGRRCKSGMEGNNVSAASPDNCATVSESGEGRGRSKSGRRPASAADASPLFQSSSSVQRSSNPHSSSTQAARGKKLQPRVQFKLSKCTVHAGAKTHSETRQKTQAVTLLPPASESSEGLSVRGSPETAALFPPQARHPASVDQCERGEEPAEKQLREDTKSLVCERKEEL, from the exons ATGTCATCTGAGTCCTGGGCGGGGTCCCGCAGCGAAGGCCAGGGAGAGGACCCGCAACCGGAGGAGAAACAAGATGAAGAAGCGGAAAAAGAGGAAGCGGGGGCTCCCAGCCAGGACAAGCGGCGCACAGAATGTCCGAGGCGAGAGGCGGCTTTGTCACTTGACCATCGTGGCatgcaggaagtgacatcacaagGTGGAGTGGAAAAGGTCCAGAGGGCGGAGACGCCGACTCTGACAGCGAGAGTTAGGTTTTCCAACACGACTGTCAACCAGGAGAGCCCAGCACGacagtcag ACAAGTACAGTGTGCAGCATCCGGACGATCCTCGGGGGCCCGGTCCGTTCTACTTCTTCAGGGGATCCAACGGGGCTGAAAT AGTGAGCAGTTACTGTGAGAGCAGAGGGTGGAAGAGGATTTACAACAAGAACAGGGAGGATTTCAAACTCAAGTGGTGTGAAACCAAATCATCAGTCAACTACTGCAACTTCAGAGAAG GTGAACAGCTGTTGTACCAGATTCCCAACAACAAGGTGCTCACCACTAAGATCGGCCTCCTCAGCAGTCTGCGGGAGTACGAGCGAGTCTGCAGCAAAGTCAACCACGGTCGAGGCCTGAG GAGGCTGAAAATGGAAGAGTTCATTCCCACCACCTTCCGCATGGACgtgagggaagagagggaggcttTCTTCGGCCAGCAGGAGG GTGTGAGGAGCAATAGCGAGAGTTGCATGTGGATCTGTAAACCCACCGGCCTGAACCAGGGCAGAGGGATCTTTCTGCTGAAGAGCCAGGACGACATAGACGCCTTCAGGCTGAAGCTGCAGCACATGGAGGAGAGCCAGGCCAACAAGATGCATCACTGCCAGCCTCAGGCCCGCATTGTCCAACA TTACATTCAGAACCCGCTTCTCCTGAAAGGGAAAAAGTTTGACGTGCGCTCCTACCTCCTGATCGCCTGCACGGCACCTTACATGGTCTTCTTTCGCCACGGGTATGTGCGACTGACCTGCGACCTCTACGACCCCAGCTCCAGCAAACTCTCCGACCACCTCACCAATCAG CACATGCAGAAGAAGAACCCCCTGTACAGCCAGCTGAAGGAGGACACTGTGTGGTCCATGGAGAGCTTCAACGCCTACGTCAACCACCGGTTCCAGGTTGCCAAGGGTCTGCCCAGGGACTGGGTGCTGGGCGCCTTTGCA AAGCACATGCAGCGGATCATGACGCAGTGTTTCTTCGCGGTCAAATCCAAGCTGGACCGCCGACTGGGCCTCTTCGACTTGATTGGCTGCGACTTCATGGTGGACGAGGACTTCAAG GTGTGGCTGTTGGAAATGAACTGTAACCCAGCACTGCATACGAACTGCGAGGTGCTGAAGGAGGTGATACCCAGCACCGTTGCGGAGACACTGG ACGTAACTCTGGAGATCTTCAACAAGTGTCGTCTCAGGCAGGGGCTCCTTCCTTTGACCAGTCAGGGAGAGTTTGTGCTGCTCTACAGTGGAGCTGATTCAGCGCCGGCCTGCAACAGgagtgacacaaacactgaattcCCCCACAAAACCACCAAAAAGACTCAGAAGACTGAAGGCAGGAGGTGTAAGTCAGGCATGGAGGGCAACAACGTGTCCGCGGCGTCCCCTGATAATTGTGCGACCGTCTCAGAGAGCGGCGAAGGACGGGGTCGCTCCAAGTCCGGTCGCCGCCCGGCCTCCGCGGCCGACGCCTCGCCTCTCTTTCAGAGCTCGTCATCAGTGCAGCGATCTTCAAatccacacagcagcagcacacaggcGGCCAGGGGCAAGAAGCTCCAGCCCCGCGTCCAGTTCAAGCTGAGCAAATGTACTGTGCACGCAGGCGCAAAGACTCACTCCGAGACGCGGCAGAAGACGCAGGCCGTCACGCTGCTGCCACCGGCATCCGAGTCGAGCGAGGGCCTCTCCGTCCGTGGCTCTCCGGAGACGGCGGCACTGTTCCCTCCGCAGGCCCGACATCCTGCGAGTGTGGACcagtgtgaaagaggagaggaacccGCTGAAAAGCAGCTCAGAGAGGACACGAAGAGTTtagtgtgtgaaagaaaagaggaactATGA